The following proteins come from a genomic window of Pyxidicoccus sp. MSG2:
- a CDS encoding glucose-6-phosphate isomerase, translated as MTERELWERYQRYLCVVPSVGFSLDISRMQFPADFLERMRPRMEEAFTEMEALEKGAIANPDEKRKVGHYWLRAPELAPDAGLKKEITDTVAAIHAFARDVHAGTVKPQKAQRFTHLLVVGIGGSALGPQLVADALGTARDTMKVSFFDNTDPDGMDRVVAQLGDGLAETLTLVVSKSGGTKETRNGMLEAGHAYQAKGLDFSKHAVAVTGAGSELDGTAKKQGWLRTFPMWDWVGGRTSVLSAVGLLPARLQGLDIDGMLAGAREMDTATRQRDVQKNPAALLALMWHQAGEGRGAKDMVILPYKDRLLLMSRYLQQLVMESLGKELDLDGKVVNQGIAVYGNKGSTDQHAYVQQLREGVHNFFATFIEVLKDRQGPTFEVEPGVTSGDYLLGFLLGTRRALFEKGRESLTLTVPDVSPRTVGALIALYERAVGFYASLVHINAYHQPGVEAGKKAAGVVLELQRKLTARLGEARAEARSAEQLAADIGMPNEVETVFKVLEHLAANPDRGVQRSGGASPAEARFRVK; from the coding sequence ATGACCGAGCGAGAGCTGTGGGAGCGGTACCAGCGTTACCTGTGCGTCGTGCCGTCCGTGGGGTTCTCGCTCGACATCTCGCGCATGCAGTTCCCCGCGGACTTCCTGGAGCGGATGCGCCCGCGCATGGAAGAGGCCTTCACGGAGATGGAGGCGCTGGAGAAGGGCGCCATTGCCAACCCGGACGAGAAGCGCAAGGTGGGCCACTACTGGCTGCGCGCGCCGGAACTGGCGCCGGATGCGGGGCTGAAGAAGGAAATCACCGACACGGTGGCGGCCATCCACGCCTTCGCGCGCGACGTGCACGCCGGCACGGTGAAGCCGCAGAAGGCGCAGCGCTTCACGCACCTGCTGGTGGTGGGCATCGGCGGCTCGGCGCTGGGGCCGCAGCTGGTGGCGGACGCGCTGGGCACGGCGCGGGACACGATGAAGGTGTCCTTCTTCGACAACACGGACCCGGACGGCATGGACCGGGTGGTGGCGCAGCTCGGTGACGGACTGGCCGAGACGCTGACGCTGGTCGTCAGCAAGTCGGGCGGCACCAAGGAGACGCGCAACGGCATGCTGGAGGCCGGGCACGCGTACCAGGCGAAGGGGCTCGACTTCAGCAAGCACGCGGTGGCCGTCACGGGCGCGGGCAGCGAGCTGGACGGCACCGCGAAGAAGCAGGGCTGGCTGCGCACCTTCCCCATGTGGGACTGGGTTGGCGGGCGCACGTCGGTGCTGTCGGCGGTGGGCCTGTTGCCGGCAAGGCTGCAGGGGCTGGACATCGACGGGATGCTCGCGGGCGCGCGGGAGATGGACACGGCGACGCGGCAGCGGGACGTGCAGAAGAACCCGGCCGCGCTGCTGGCATTGATGTGGCACCAGGCGGGCGAAGGGCGCGGCGCGAAGGACATGGTCATCCTGCCGTACAAGGACCGGCTGCTCCTGATGTCGCGCTACCTCCAGCAGCTCGTCATGGAGTCGCTGGGCAAGGAGCTGGACCTGGACGGCAAGGTGGTGAACCAGGGCATCGCCGTCTACGGGAACAAGGGCTCCACGGACCAGCACGCGTACGTGCAGCAACTGCGCGAGGGCGTGCACAACTTCTTCGCCACCTTCATCGAGGTGCTGAAGGACCGCCAGGGGCCCACCTTCGAGGTGGAGCCCGGCGTCACCAGCGGGGACTACCTGCTGGGCTTCCTGCTGGGCACGCGCCGCGCGCTGTTCGAGAAGGGCCGCGAGTCGCTCACCCTCACCGTGCCGGACGTGAGCCCGCGCACGGTGGGCGCGCTGATTGCGCTGTATGAGCGCGCGGTGGGCTTCTACGCCAGCCTCGTGCACATCAATGCCTACCACCAGCCGGGCGTGGAGGCGGGCAAGAAGGCCGCGGGTGTGGTGCTGGAGCTGCAGCGCAAGCTGACGGCCCGTCTGGGCGAGGCCCGCGCGGAGGCCCGCTCCGCCGAGCAGCTCGCCGCCGACATCGGCATGCCGAACGAGGTGGAGACGGTGTTCAAGGTGTTGGAGCACCTGGCCGCCAATCCGGACCGGGGCGTGCAGCGCTCCGGCGGAGCGAGCCCGGCGGAGGCACGGTTCCGCGTGAAGTGA